One window of the Trifolium pratense cultivar HEN17-A07 linkage group LG2, ARS_RC_1.1, whole genome shotgun sequence genome contains the following:
- the LOC123906524 gene encoding uncharacterized protein LOC123906524 produces MASSSDEGYAIELYMDPALENQVLKAWNVLARRQISTELIEIGSRPHITLFSTPYLLEPSKLESILKTLTSKFDPFSLSFSSISSFSNDNNTLFLSPTPSISLLNFHSNLVDSIVKEGIEVSDVFSVGNWIPHCEVANHVPKLRIAEAFTLLRDLKLPVTGYAVDVALVQFNPVREIFSFVLGNNSNNIIEN; encoded by the coding sequence ATGGCTTCTTCTTCCGACGAAGGTTACGCGATCGAACTTTACATGGATCCAGCACTCGAAAACCAAGTTCTCAAAGCATGGAACGTTCTCGCTCGCCGTCAAATCAGTACCGAACTAATCGAAATCGGTTCACGACCACACATCACACTCTTCTCAACTCCTTACCTTCTCGAACCTTCCAAACTCGAATCCATTCTCAAAACCCTAACTTCTAAATTCGatccattttctctttctttctcttcaatCTCTTCTTTTTCTAATGATAACAATACTCTATTTCTCTCACCTACTCCTTCAATCTCTCTTCTCAATTTTCACTCCAATTTAGTTGATTCCATTGTTAAAGAAGGGATTGAAGTTTCTGATGTGTTTTCGGTTGGAAATTGGATTCCTCATTGTGAAGTTGCGAATCATGTTCCTAAATTGAGAATTGCTGAAGCTTTTACTCTTCTTAGAGATCTTAAATTGCCTGTTACTGGTTATGCTGTTGATGTTGCTCTTGTTCAATTCAATCCGGTTCGTGAGATTTTCTCCTTTGTTCTTGGTAACAATAGTAATAATATTATTGAGAATTGA
- the LOC123904030 gene encoding xyloglucan O-acetyltransferase 3-like produces the protein MKTSSKTFHDKFHNYGQRESCSTLLIKGFPYILSSLLIVTILSFFFLYSPNSLTLVPNQSHDEIIENHSQKQEHEHAKTFVANQDHEIIEEHQHAKVSTLPPSKPHKEKKTCDLFKGHWIRGLRGSSYYTNSSCPTIPDSKNCFKNGRIDSDFLNWKWKPEQCELPMFDPKIFLNMVRGKKMSFIGDSVARNHMDSLLCLLSQEEIPKDIHKDSEDRFRTFYFPNYDFTLMMLWSRFLIVGEERMVNGTGTSVFDLNFDKIDEDWAKVIPELDYAIISDGHWYFRLMYLHQGGKLIGCVYCNEKNVKNYDIDFPLRLSFEKALNYINNCKECKKGKLLTILRTFAPAHFENGVWNTGGYCNRTSPMNEGEVDLGKFEWKLRNVQREELMKVKNNNKGKIKFEILDVTNAMMMRPDGHPGEHWGNKWMKGYNDCTHWCLPGAIDIWNELLLAVLQRDGDEDMMMSFGLESSSNTR, from the exons ATGAAAACATCTAGTAAGACTTTTCATGACAAGTTTCACAATTATGGCCAACGGGAAAGCTGTTCAACCCTATTGATTAAGGGGTTCCCTTATATTTTGTCATCTCTATTGATAGTCACCATTTTGAGTTTCTTCTTCCTTTATTCTCCAAATTCTTTAACCCTTGTGCCTAATCAAAGCCATGATGAAATCATTGAAAATCACTCCCAAAAACAAGAACATGAACATGCCAAAACCTTTGTGGCTAATCAAGACCATGAAATCATCGAAGAACATCAACATGCCAAGGTATCAACACTTCCACCATCCAAACCACATAAGG agaagaaAACTTGTGACTTGTTTAAGGGACATTGGATTAGAGGTTTAAGAGGGTCATCATATTACACAAATTCAAGTTGCCCTACAATTCCTGATAGCAAAAATTGTTTCAAGAATGGAAGAATTGATAGTGATTTTCTTAATTGGAAATGGAAACCTGAGCAATGCGAGCTTCCAATGTTTGATCCTAAAATTTTTCTCAACATGGTTCGTGGCAAGAAAATGTCTTTTATAGGTGATTCTGTGGCTAGGAACCATATGGATTCTCTTCTATGCCTCTTGTCACAG GAGGAAATTCCAAAGGATATACACAAGGACTCAGAAGATAGGTTTAGAACATTTTATTTCCCTAACTATGATTTCACTCTCATGATGCTATGGAGCAGATTCCTTATAGTAGGTGAAGAAAGAATGGTAAATGGAACAGGAACAAGCGTTTTCGACTTGAATTTCGATAAAATAGACGAAGATTGGGCGAAAGTAATACCAGAATTGGACTATGCAATAATTTCAGATGGACATTGGTATTTCAGATTAATGTATCTTCATCAAGGTGGTAAATTAATAGGTTGTGTTTATTGcaatgaaaaaaatgtgaaaaattatGACATAGATTTTCCTTTAAGGTTATCTTTTGAAAAAGCATTGAACTACATTAACAATTGCAAAGAATGTAAGAAAGGAAAATTGTTAACAATTTTGAGGACATTTGCACCAGCCCATTTTGAGAATGGAGTTTGGAACACTGGAGGGTATTGTAATAGGACAAGTCCTATGAATGAAGGTGAAGTTGATTTAGGAAAATTTGAATGGAAATTAAGAAATGTTCAAAGGGAAGAGCTTATgaaagttaaaaataataataaagggaaAATTAAGTTTGAAATTTTGGATGTAACAAATGCTATGATGATGAGACCAGATGGACATCCTGGTGAACATTGGGGTAATAAATGGATGAAAGGTTATAATGATTGTACTCATTGGTGTTTGCCTGGTGCTATTGATATTTGGAATGAATTATTGTTAGCTGTTCTTCAAAGGGATGGTGATGAAGATATGATGATGAGTTTTGGATTAGAGTCATCATCAAATACAAGATGA
- the LOC123906523 gene encoding ABC transporter F family member 4-like, protein MGNKRTKTNGAGPSTSSKYLSEKENYLSVNADLANMPKKSSSSNKPKPKPAPKASTYIDHNDLPTSDDDDDDSEEELEQKHRPDVKPLDLSISDKELKKREKNDILAAHRAEQAKKEALNDDRDAFTVVIGSRTSVLDGDDDTDANVKDITIQNFSVSARGKELLKNASVTISHGKRYGLVGPNGMGKSTLLKLLAWRKIPVPKNIDVLLVEQEVVGDDKTALEAVVSANAELVKVRQEVADLQNATSVKEGVDEDDDTNEDEDVGEKLAELYEKLQLMGSDAAEPQASKILAGLGFTKDMQGRPTKSFSGGWRMRISLARALFVQPTLLLLDEPTNHLDLRAVLWLEEYLCRWKKTLVVVSHDRDFLNTVCSEIIHLHDLKLQPYVGDFDAFESGYEQRRREMNKKYQIYNKQLKAARRTGNKAQQDKVKDRAKFAAAKEASKSKSKGKGNEDEAQVEVPQKWRDYSVEFHFPEPTQLTPPLLKVENVSFVYPNREDFRLSDVDVGIDMGTRVAIVGPNGAGKSTLLNLLAGDLHETEGHIHRSQKLRIGRYSQHFVDQLTMDETPVQYLLRLCPDYKGAGLSKAEDVHEQLGKFGLPSHNRKTPIVKLSGGQKSRVVFTSISMSKPHILLLDEPTNHLDMESIDALADALVKFKGGVILVSHDSRLISQVCADEEKSQIWVVEDGIVRIFPGTFEDYKEDLLKEIKAEVDD, encoded by the coding sequence ATGGGAAATAAAAGGACAAAGACAAATGGGGCAGGTCCATCTACAAGTAGCAAATATCTTTCTGAGAAGGAAAATTATTTATCTGTCAATGCCGATTTGGCCAATATGCCTAAAAAGTCATCTTCTTCGAATAAGCCAAAGCCAAAACCTGCTCCAAAAGCTTCTACATACATTGATCATAATGATCTTCCTAcctctgatgatgatgatgatgattccgAAGAGGAGTTAGAGCAAAAGCATAGGCCTGATGTGAAGCCTCTTGACTTGTCTATTTCTGACAAAGAGTTGAAAAAGCGTGAAAAGAACGATATTTTAGCTGCCCATCGGGCTGAACAGGCAAAGAAAGAAGCTCTTAACGATGATCGTGATGCTTTCACTGTTGTCATTGGAAGTCGGACCTCGGTGCTTGATGGAGATGATGACACTGATGCTAATGTCAAAGATATAACAATACAAAATTTTTCTGTGTCTGCTCGGGGTAAAGAACTTCTGAAAAATGCATCAGTGACGATATCTCATGGAAAGCGATATGGTTTGGTTGGACCGAATGGAATGGGCAAGTCAACACTTTTGAAGCTTCTTGCTTGGAGGAAGATACCAGTACCTAAGAATATTGATGTCCTTCTGGTTGAGCAGGAGGTAGTTGGGGATGATAAAACAGCACTTGAAGCCGTCGTTTCAGCCAATGCAGAACTTGTTAAAGTTCGACAAGAAGTTGCAGATTTACAGAATGCAACTTCTGTCAAAGAGGGTgtggatgaagatgatgatacTAATGAGGATGAGGATGTCGGAGAAAAGCTCGCAGAGCTGTATGAAAAATTACAACTGATGGGGTCTGATGCCGCTGAACCTCAAGCATCTAAGATTTTAGCTGGTCTGGGTTTTACAAAGGATATGCAGGGCCGTCCTACAAAATCCTTTAGTGGTGGGTGGAGGATGAGAATTTCATTAGCTCGAGCACTTTTCGTTCAGCCCACTTTATTATTGCTCGATGAACCCACTAATCATCTTGACCTGAGGGCTGTTCTCTGGTTGGAAGAGTACCTGTGTCGTTGGAAGAAAACTTTGGTGGTTGTATCGCACGACAGAGATTTCCTCAATACTGTATGCTCTGAAATTATTCACTTGCATGATTTGAAACTTCAACCCTATGTTGGAGATTTTGATGCTTTTGAGAGTGGGTATGAACAGCGTCGTAGAGAGATGAATAAGAAGTATCAGATTTATAACAAGCAATTGAAAGCAGCTAGAAGGACTGGAAACAAGGCTCAACAAGATAAGGTGAAGGATCGAGCTAAGTTTGCAGCTGCAAAGGAAGCATCAAAAAGCAAAAGTAAGGGAAAGGGTAATGAGGATGAGGCCCAAGTAGAGGTACCACAGAAGTGGAGAGACTACAGCGTGGAGTTCCACTTTCCTGAACCTACTCAGCTCACACCTCCACTTCTGAAGGTTGAAAATGTGAGCTTCGTCTATCCAAACCGAGAGGATTTCAGACTCTCGGATGTTGATGTTGGCATTGATATGGGGACTCGTGTTGCCATTGTTGGGCCTAATGGAGCCGGAAAATCTACACTGCTAAATCTTCTAGCCGGTGATTTGCATGAAACAGAAGGTCATATTCATAGGAGTCAGAAGTTGAGAATAGGGAGATACTCCCAACATTTTGTGGACCAACTGACAATGGACGAAACACCTGTTCAGTACCTCCTTCGCCTCTGCCCAGACTATAAGGGAGCTGGACTTAGCAAGGCGGAGGATGTCCATGAACAACTTGGCAAATTTGGGCTACCTAGTCATAATCGTAAAACCCCCATTGTCAAACTATCAGGTGGGCAGAAATCTCGAGTCGTTTTCACATCGATATCCATGTCAAAACCTCACATTTTATTGTTAGATGAACCCACGAATCATCTGGATATGGAAAGTATTGATGCATTGGCCGATGCGCTGGTTAAATTCAAAGGTGGAGTTATTCTTGTTAGTCACGATTCTAGATTGATATCACAGGTCTGTGCTGATGAAGAAAAGAGTCAAATTTGGGTTGTTGAGGATGGCATTGTCAGAATTTTCCCCGGAACATTTGAAGATTACAAGGAAGATTTGCTGAAAGAGATTAAAGCTGAAGTTGATGATTGA